The stretch of DNA ATAAGCAAAAGTATAAACGGCATCCATGAGCGGGAAGAACTCACGCTCAAAGATACGGTTGTGACGTGCTCGTGCCGTTTCGTTGGCCATAAGTGTTAAAGTTGCCATTGCTGGTGATTGGTTTAGTGAGTCGGGTACTGCAAAGTTCGCCGACATTTCGCTTCAACACAAGTGGTTCTTTATTAAGTTCCCAATCGGCTTTTTTTTTCATCTTTCCAAAACTCAAGCCCCCCTCCTCCCCTAGGGCAAACGCATCAAAATACAACCGACCTCGAAGAGGTTTGACATGGGTAGAAATGGTGTGTTTTTGTGATAATTATCACGACCTCGGAGAGGTCAAATGTCTATCGCAGCAAAGGTCACCAACATTCGACCCCGCTGGGGCCGTAAACACCGCGAAAATGGGGCGTTTCTATCAACATTTGACCTCTCCGAGGTTTGTGCGGTTTTGATGCGTTTGCCCTGCCCCTCCTCCCCCAACGAAGGCGCCCCGCCCGAATGCTCGGGCGGGGCGCTTGAGTTGTTCCGACGGGAAGCGGCGCCTTTGCGGGAGCGTCGCCCCTGCGGGCGCTTACCTCGCCTGGATCATCTTCCTCGTCTCCGAGTCGGTCGCGGTCTCGAGCCTGTAGTACATCAGGCCGCCGGGGCCCAGCAGGGCGCGGTCGACGGCGATGGCGTTGTGGCCCTTGGCGAACGAGCCTTTCTGGGTGAACAGCAGGCGGCCGCTCTCGTCGAACACCGTCAGCGTGGCGTCCGTTGCCTCCGGCAGGTGGAAGCCGATGACCGTCTTGTTCACGAACGGGTTGGGCTGGTTCTGGTACAGCTCGAAGCCGACGCCGGCGACGGTGGGGCCGCCCGCGCCGTGGAAGCGCAGCGCCACCCCCATGCGGTCGCCCGACGGCGAGTAGGCCTCCGCCCGCGTGATGCGGCTCGACACGCCCAGCATCTCGCTCAGGCGGCCGGCCCTCGCGGCGCGGAACGTCACCGAGAACTCGCCCGCCTCGGGCTCGCGCAGGTCAACAGACGTGGTCAGCGCGCCGGCGAACACGCCGAAGTTCGACGCCCTCACCCGCTCGCCCTCCTCGATGGAGGCCACCTCGAGGCCCGACAGGCCCAGCGTGAACTGCCAGCCCTGCGCGCGCTCGGCGGCGCGGAACGTCACGGTCGCCAGCTCGCCCGCGCGCAACTCGCGGTCGTCCACGTCGAACAGCAGCGCGCCCGACGACCGGTCGTCGCCCGCGTGCAGCGAGCTCGGTATGGCCGTGCCGTTCACGTCGCCCACCTTCACCGCCACGAAGTCGTCCGACAGGTGGTGCCCCTGCACGTCGGCGGCGGACACCGTCTCGGGGAACTGCGTCTGGAAGGGGTTGTCAGGGTTGGGGAACGCGAACGACTTGTCCACGAACCTCCAGGAGGTGTTGTTCGGCAGCTCGTCGTACAGCCCCAGTATCAGCTTGCGCAGCTCCACGATGTCGAACGTCGTGATGGAGCCCGACTTGTTCGCGTCCGCCGCTATCATCCTGTACGGGCTGCTCAGGGGCTCGAGGCCCAGGATGTGCCGCGAGATGAGCACCAGGTCGTACGTCGACACCCCGTTGAGCGGGTTGTCGTCCTTCGTCGGCGTCACCGTGTAGCTGCCGCCCAGCGGGACCGCCTTGGGGAAGGCGTACGCGCCCTGCGCGTCGCTCGACGACGCCTGCGACGACGCGCCGGACACCAGCTGCACCGAGGCGTCCTCCAACCCGGCGCCGGACTCCGTCTTCAGCCAGCCGGCCACCGTCGCCTTGTCGCCCGGGACGCAGTTGCCCGCGTTGTCCTGCACGTCGAGGTACGTCAGGCAGAAGTCGGCGTTGCCCGCCAGATCCTGCGCCCACAGCTCCACCGCCTGCTCGCCCAGCTCCGCGCAGGTGAACGTCACCGACGTGACGGGGTTGCCCTGCGCGTCGACCGGGAAGCCCGTGCCCTGGCCGGCCTTGCGGACGCCGTACCTCAACAGGCTCGACGGCGCGCAGTTGTCCTCGCCGTACTGCAAAAAGTCGGACGCCCACAGCGTGAGCATGCCCGTCGGCATGATGTTCGCCGACAGCCCGTGCAGGCACACCACCGTCGGGGCCTTGCAGTCCCTCACCACGAACGTGTACTCGCACGTCTCCTCGTTGCCGCAGCCGTCGCTCACCGTCCACTTTATCTTGTGCGTCCCGTGGGGCAGCTGCGGGGCCACGCCCGGCAGCCCCAGCGGGTTGGCCGGCGTCGGCAGCTGCGCCTGCGTCTTCCACTGCACCGACGCCGTCCGGCTCGTCCCAGACACCGACTGGTGCACCGCCCACCGGTATGTCTGCGCGGCCGGCACCGGCCGGCCGTCGAACACCCGCGGCGTGCCGCCAGCGTAGTTCGGCGTGTTCAGGTTGTTGTAGCTCACCGTGCCGGGGGCCGGCGGGTTGTTGCTCGACACCACCGTCTCCATCGTCCCGTCGCCGTCAAGGTCGAGGAACAGCAGGAACGTGACGCTCACGTTCGAGCCGGAGCACGAGTCCGTCGCCGTCACGCTCAGCGGCGCGTCGCCCTCGCAAAGGTCGTGCGACACCCCGTCCCACCAGTACGACTGGTTCCACAGCAGCGGGTCGTTCGCCGACAGGTCGCAGTACTCAACCGGGGAGGCCGGGCACGAGGCGAAGACGGGCTTCTGGTTGTCTATTATCTTGATGATCTGCTTGTACCGGTAGCAGTTCGCCGTCGCGGACCAGAACGTGCAGAAGTTCGTCGGCGCCTGGCCGGGGGCGATGGCCACGCTCGTCGGCGCCCACGGGGCGGGCGTGCCGCACGGCGAAACCGTCGGGCCCGTCAGGTTCTGCGGCGAGTTCGCCGTCGCGTTCGGCTCCGGGTTCGGCACCGTCACGCACCCCCCGTTCGGGTTGTAGGTGCACCAGTTGATGATGGTCCACGTCCGCTCTATCTTGAAGCACGCGTCCGGAACCACCGTGAACACCTGATCCTCGAACGACACGCCCAGCAGCTCGCAGTCCTGGGCGCCGGCGAACGTCGGCGCGCCGTAGTTGCCCGTCCCGTCGCACTGCGTCACGATGACGTCGTTGGGGAACCTCACCCAGTAGTCCTGCTCGTACGTCACCGTCACCCGCTGCGTGCACTGCGCGGAGTTGCCCGCGCAGTCCAGCGCCCGGAACGTCCGCGTGATCGTCCCCCGGTTGCACAGCGTGTCGAACAGCGACAGGTTCCGCGCCTCCGTCACCGTGTCCAGGCAGCAGTTGTCGGCGCCCGTGGCGAAGCCGTACGCCCATAGGCTCGGGTCGAACGACTCGCACGACACCGTCACGCTCGCCGGCGCGTCGCACACCGGCTTGATCTTGTCCTCCACCAGCACCCGAACCATGCAGTCGTTGTGGTTCTTGTTGCAGTCCCACGCCCGGAACACCACCGTCACCGTGTCCCCGACGTCCGAGCAGCAGAACTCCACCGTCGGCCCGAAGTCGTCCGGCGAGCCGTCGCACGCGCCGCTCATCCGCCTGACCTCGAAACGGTCCAGGCAGCAGTTGTCCCACGTCCCCTGGTCGAACGTCGAGGCGTTCACCAGCGACTTGCCCGAGGCGCCCAGCGCCACCTGCGTGAACTGCGTGCACGCCACCGACGGCGGAGCCACGTCCTCCACGCTCACCGTGATCGTCCGCTCCGTGATGTTCCCGCACTGGTCCTCCACGAAGTACTTTATCTTGTGCTGCCCCACGCCAAGCCCGGGCGCCGGTATCAGACCGCCGTTCTGCACCACGCCGACCGGCGTGGTGATCTTAACCTGCGTCACCGCGTTGCACACACCGTCTATGACGGCCAGCGGCAGCGGGCCCGAGGCCACGCACTGCCCGTTGTGCTGGCTCGCCGCCGGTATCACGTACCACCCGTGCGCCGCGTCGTACGCGAAGTTCGAGAAGTCTATCGTCGGCGGCGCGTCCAGCACCTTGACGTACTGCACGTGCGTCACGCTCTCCGGCGCCCCGCCCGTGCACCAGTCCGTTATCTTCCACGTCCTGATTATCTTGTAAGAGCCGGGGCACACCGCCGCCTGCTCGTCGGTGTAGCTCACCGACAGCCCGCAGGCGCCGCTGCCGTCCGTCGTGATCGGCGTGCCGCCGACGCGCGGCCAGCCCGTCACCGCCGGGGCCAGGCTCGACGGAAGGGCGTCGCAGGCGTACTCGGCGTCCGCCGGGAACGTCACCTGGGATACCTTGCCGCGAAGCTTGTCTATGACCTGGAGGCACGTCGAGGAGTTCCCCCACGCGTCCGTAACCACCCACGTCCGAAGCACCCGCGTCAGCACCGCGGGGTTCTCGGAGCACGAGTACTGGACGTAGTCGTCCTGGCGCGACGCGCTCGCCGCCGAGCAGTCCTGCCACGTCGGCACCCCCGTCAGCGACAGGTTGTCCTCGTCCTGGGTGCACAGTATCGACACGTCCGCAGGGCACGCCACCGCCGGCGGGAGCTTGTCCTCCACCTTCACGCTGCCCCAGCACACGTTGCCGCCAAGCAGGTGCACCACCCGGTAGGCGTACGTCTTGCCGATGTCGTCGGCGTTCAGCACGGCGGGCACCCACGGCCCGTTGCCGTACGGCGGCACCTTGTCCAGCTCGACCTTGTAGTCGTCGTAGCAGAAGTAGCTGCCCTCCAGCACGTCGTCCGGGCTCAGCGCCTTGACGCAGTCCGGGCCCAGCGACACGTGCAGCAGGTCGTTGCACACCACGCTGGCCGGCGTGCCCACCACCTGCACGAACTTCATTATCATCTGCTGGCAGCCGGGGTCGGCGAGCGCCGCCGACTCGCTGCCGCTCACCGCCTGGCCGTTCACCCGGATGAACGGCGTGGCCGTCCCCGCGTCGAACGTCGCCGCCACCTTGTGCGAGCCGATGCCCAGCGACGCGGCGTTGAACGTCCCCGTCGCCACCCCGTTCACCGTGATCGACGTCACCGTGCCGGAGGCGCCGTAGTTCTCGCCCACCTGTATCTGGAACGGCGGCGTGCTCAGGCAGAACGGGTCGTCGAGGTTCAGGAACACCGGCGTCGGGTAGTAGCACTTGCTAGATATCGTCAGGGACTGGCCCTGCGCGTTCTTCACCGTGATCGTGTACCCCACGCCGTCGACGTGAACGCCGCGAAGCGTGTAGTACACCATCTCGTCGGCCTCGTCGACCGCCCCGTTGCCGTTGTTGTCCAGGCCGTCGGCGCTGCCCATCACCAGGACGGTGCCCACCGGAAGGGGCACCGGGGAGGCGGGGGGCGCCGGGCTGTTCGGCGAGTACAGCCCCTGGTTCGCCGTCAGCGTCCAGGTCTGCCCCGCCAGCGCCCATATCTGAACGACCTCCCGGAACTGCCCGTTGTCGAGCGTCGTGGCGTTGTTCAGGCACTCGCACTTCACCGACCTCGCAAGGTCGTACTCCGGGACGCACTTGCCGATGCCCTCGACAACCGTCACCACGGCCGTGCACGTCCCGCTGTTGCCGCACGGGTCGGTGACGACCAGCGTCACGTCGTTCGGCCCAAGGTCGTTGCACCCGAGCGTGCCCGGGACGGCCTGATACGTCAGGTGTTGCGGCGCGGCGCAGTTGTCCGTCGAGCCGTCGTTGATGCCCGCGCCCGTGACGGTCGCGACCCCGAACTTGTCTAGCGTCGCCGTGACGTTCTTGCACTTGGCCACCGGCGGGGTGGTGTCGACCACCGTGATGACCTGCGTGTGCACGCGCGCGTTGCCCGCAGCGTCCGTCACCGTCCACGTCCGCGTGATGGAGTAGCTGTAGAAGCAGCACTGCGCGGGGTCGGCGCACTTCGTGCTGGTCTCGGTGAACCCTATGACCAGGTCCCCGGGCGCCGTGCAGTTGTCGCTCACGTCGCCGTTGTCCAGCGGCGCGCATATCAGCCCCGGGCCGTTGCCCTTGAACACGCAGCTCGTCGGGATCGCGTCGCACTCCACCGTGATGTCCGCGGGCATCGTGATGTCCGCGTCGAACTCCGGCTTCTGGGTGTCGACCACCAGCACCTGGAACGAGCAGGCCGCCGTGTTGCCGTGCACGTCCGTCGCCGTGTACGTCACCGTCAGCGGGGAGGGCGACACCGGAACGTCGGAGCCGTTCGCCGGGCCGCCCGTCTGGGCCACGGACGATATGCCGCAGTTGTCCGTCGCCACCGGGATGGACCAGTTGAGCTTCGCCGAGCACTTGTCGACGTCGTTGCCCACCATCACCATCGAGACCGGGCAGTTGGCGAACTTGGGCGCCTCGGCGTCGGTCACCGACACGACGATCGAGCAGGAGGCCGTGTTGCCGGCCTTGTCCGTCACCGTCCAGGAGACTTCCGTGTTGCCGACCGGGAAGGTCGCCCCGGCGAGCGTCCACGGGTTGGGCGCGGTCACGTAGCCGTGCGATATCCTCGCGCCGGGGCAGTTGTCAGCGAACGCCGGGTCGAGGATGCCGCTCAAAATCGTTCTCGAGCACTGCCCGGGGTCGTTCACGAACGCCGTCGCGCCCGCCGTCGGGCAGGTGATGGTCGGCAGTTGCGCGTCCTCGATTTTCACTTTGCTCGAGCAGGTCGCGGTGTTGCCGCTCGCGTCGGTCACCGTCCAGATGACGGTGGTCGTGCCGACGGGGAACTCGGCGCCGGCGAGGCTCGGCGAGCTGTTGTGGCTGTTCTTAATCGTCGCGCCGGGGCAGTTGTCGGAGAACGAGGCCGGGTCGAACTCGATGCCGACGACCGTGTAGGAGCACTGGTCGGGGTTGTTCGGGCGAACCAGGTTG from Saprospiraceae bacterium encodes:
- a CDS encoding HYR domain-containing protein, whose amino-acid sequence is MGTLGDCAGQFEWNHPIPSSTCGVVSYLVSYQNPDGTYDGPYDLYQVYSGGMFSYASRDFEVGESLVRYSVEDGSGGVAKCEFKVVVVDDEAPYFYACPGDVTVSNDPGKCGAYVSWVVPHAGDNCGVERINRVQGPAPGSFLLIGGSYTIRYNAIDYEGYVTPCEWKVTVADRERPDIECPMGPVYLPTNEGCAHRVRGSDLNATATDNCQGTVRLEHSYGVHYLEDNLYDAVFDLGITKVTWVASDYAGNTSSCTVTLVVVDKEDPSVQSCPPSVTLPSDAGDCGAVHAYEALFSDNCDGTGLAGALIEGLPSGSLFPVGTTTVVWRYVDAAGNDFAECLFAVTVEDVEYPTIACPTPIVVGIDGSVSGGLGGSPLASPALVASGPCGVTLRYEAPVGEDNCPNALTVLQSGLGGGPSHYAYGGIYTETYNVYDASGNVATCSFTILVEDPVEPTITCSESVTVPTDLGACHATVNYSYPYHGDNCPGYSLTQLAGPNSGSAFPVGGPVTVRFRVTDDAGNSAECEFAVTVEDRERPFIGQCPPPVVSATSSDGSGDCLGAVPDMTGALLATDNCGVTGVTQSPLAGASFGGSHGSKQSVTFVVTDAAGNTSSCQSKVTLADDEPPSVDCSGLTATLYATPGFCGHKVVPGDAVNPSFADNCGGAKRRHDFLMAPHLFTLEGGVLPVGLTTVWWAVTDAAGNTTGCAATYEVLDTVPPVFLNCPESDVTLSSDPGKCGASVWWLSPVATDDCGATVTRAGGPAPGSYLEVDEPYLIVYEATDASGNVSTCSWTITIRDRERPDIECPLGLQVVGTNDGCSHRVFGDYLDATATDNCQATVRLGHSYGTHYLDNTLYDAVFDLGITKVTWTATDHHGNTATCVVKIVVVDDVPPTVRLCPDVIEADSDPGVCGAEVHYTVRFRDNCDSDERASEEMYLNQGLESGSVFPVGTTVVVWRYYDAAGNGFAECLFEVRVSDVEDPTIACPTDIVVGIDGSLSGGVGGVPPASPALVASGPCGVTLRYTPPAGADNCPNPLTVLTSGLGHGPNYYGYGGVYTEAYKVTDASGNTAACSFTVTVLDPVEPTITCPSNTTVDNNAGLCGAYVTYSFPYFGDNCPGYSLTLLEGPNSGDLFDVGVTTVAFEVSDDAGNAVACSFTVTVLDVEKPVIATCPADRAVPTSSNGEGDCTGLVPDLVPEVVAADNCGIAGIAQSPAAGTSFGAAHGDKIFVTIVVTDIYGNVETCKVKLTLVDDENPTIDCSAIPTQLDNTPQYCHYFVAGLELSPAHDDNCGPVVLTNSLTGNHTLGGTPLPVGSTTVDWKATDAAGNMASCSVTYVVTDSEPPVAMCQGAQIDVVLDGDGLAQLTVAGVNNDSWDNCGPLSRKEISRGGAFGQFVYFSCADIFALNGLLDVILEVEDQHGNIARCTTQVAVLDLTPPVITCPNGVETVTDPGVCTAIVNGIGLQYAYDNCPVTIAYEISGATTKSGTGDASGTVFNKGVSVVTYTVVDESGNSAVCSFDVEVYDEEAPIVDCSNIANLVRPNNPDQCSYTVVGIEFDPASFSDNCPGATIKNSHNSSPSLAGAEFPVGTTTVIWTVTDASGNTATCSSKVKIEDAQLPTITCPTAGATAFVNDPGQCSRTILSGILDPAFADNCPGARISHGYVTAPNPWTLAGATFPVGNTEVSWTVTDKAGNTASCSIVVSVTDAEAPKFANCPVSMVMVGNDVDKCSAKLNWSIPVATDNCGISSVAQTGGPANGSDVPVSPSPLTVTYTATDVHGNTAACSFQVLVVDTQKPEFDADITMPADITVECDAIPTSCVFKGNGPGLICAPLDNGDVSDNCTAPGDLVIGFTETSTKCADPAQCCFYSYSITRTWTVTDAAGNARVHTQVITVVDTTPPVAKCKNVTATLDKFGVATVTGAGINDGSTDNCAAPQHLTYQAVPGTLGCNDLGPNDVTLVVTDPCGNSGTCTAVVTVVEGIGKCVPEYDLARSVKCECLNNATTLDNGQFREVVQIWALAGQTWTLTANQGLYSPNSPAPPASPVPLPVGTVLVMGSADGLDNNGNGAVDEADEMVYYTLRGVHVDGVGYTITVKNAQGQSLTISSKCYYPTPVFLNLDDPFCLSTPPFQIQVGENYGASGTVTSITVNGVATGTFNAASLGIGSHKVAATFDAGTATPFIRVNGQAVSGSESAALADPGCQQMIMKFVQVVGTPASVVCNDLLHVSLGPDCVKALSPDDVLEGSYFCYDDYKVELDKVPPYGNGPWVPAVLNADDIGKTYAYRVVHLLGGNVCWGSVKVEDKLPPAVACPADVSILCTQDEDNLSLTGVPTWQDCSAASASRQDDYVQYSCSENPAVLTRVLRTWVVTDAWGNSSTCLQVIDKLRGKVSQVTFPADAEYACDALPSSLAPAVTGWPRVGGTPITTDGSGACGLSVSYTDEQAAVCPGSYKIIRTWKITDWCTGGAPESVTHVQYVKVLDAPPTIDFSNFAYDAAHGWYVIPAASQHNGQCVASGPLPLAVIDGVCNAVTQVKITTPVGVVQNGGLIPAPGLGVGQHKIKYFVEDQCGNITERTITVSVEDVAPPSVACTQFTQVALGASGKSLVNASTFDQGTWDNCCLDRFEVRRMSGACDGSPDDFGPTVEFCCSDVGDTVTVVFRAWDCNKNHNDCMVRVLVEDKIKPVCDAPASVTVSCESFDPSLWAYGFATGADNCCLDTVTEARNLSLFDTLCNRGTITRTFRALDCAGNSAQCTQRVTVTYEQDYWVRFPNDVIVTQCDGTGNYGAPTFAGAQDCELLGVSFEDQVFTVVPDACFKIERTWTIINWCTYNPNGGCVTVPNPEPNATANSPQNLTGPTVSPCGTPAPWAPTSVAIAPGQAPTNFCTFWSATANCYRYKQIIKIIDNQKPVFASCPASPVEYCDLSANDPLLWNQSYWWDGVSHDLCEGDAPLSVTATDSCSGSNVSVTFLLFLDLDGDGTMETVVSSNNPPAPGTVSYNNLNTPNYAGGTPRVFDGRPVPAAQTYRWAVHQSVSGTSRTASVQWKTQAQLPTPANPLGLPGVAPQLPHGTHKIKWTVSDGCGNEETCEYTFVVRDCKAPTVVCLHGLSANIMPTGMLTLWASDFLQYGEDNCAPSSLLRYGVRKAGQGTGFPVDAQGNPVTSVTFTCAELGEQAVELWAQDLAGNADFCLTYLDVQDNAGNCVPGDKATVAGWLKTESGAGLEDASVQLVSGASSQASSSDAQGAYAFPKAVPLGGSYTVTPTKDDNPLNGVSTYDLVLISRHILGLEPLSSPYRMIAADANKSGSITTFDIVELRKLILGLYDELPNNTSWRFVDKSFAFPNPDNPFQTQFPETVSAADVQGHHLSDDFVAVKVGDVNGTAIPSSLHAGDDRSSGALLFDVDDRELRAGELATVTFRAAERAQGWQFTLGLSGLEVASIEEGERVRASNFGVFAGALTTSVDLREPEAGEFSVTFRAARAGRLSEMLGVSSRITRAEAYSPSGDRMGVALRFHGAGGPTVAGVGFELYQNQPNPFVNKTVIGFHLPEATDATLTVFDESGRLLFTQKGSFAKGHNAIAVDRALLGPGGLMYYRLETATDSETRKMIQAR